The Qipengyuania oceanensis genome includes the window TCCGCGCTGCTGATGCGCCTGATGGGCATTAGGCCGTCGGGACAGTCGAACGTGACGGCCGAGGAACTGCACATGATCTTTGCCGAGGCGACGCGCTCGGGCGTTATCGAGGCGGAACAGCACCAGATCCTCGCCGGCGTGGTCCGGCTGGCCGAGCGCCCCGTGCGCGAACTGATGACGCCCCGCACCGAGATCGACTGGATCGACGTCGATGCCGATCGCGCGGAAATCGCCCGCGTGATCGAGGAAACGCCGCATTCGCTGCTGCCGGTCGCGGAAGGTTCGCCCGACAAGGTGCTGGGCGTCGTGAAGCTGCGCGAGGTCCTCGCACTCATGGTCGAGGGAAAGCGGGTCGACCTGCGCCTGCTGATGAAGCGCGCCGAGGTAATCCCTGACCAGCTCGACGCGATGGATGCGCTGCGAGCACTCCAGCAGGCCGAGATCGCCATGGCGATGGTGCACGACGAATACGGCCACCTCGACGGAATCGTCACCCCGGTCGATCTCCTGACCGCGCTGGTCGGCGATTTCGCGAGCGACCAGGACCAGGGCGTGCGGCCGCAGGTCATCGAGCGCGAGGACGGTTCGCTCCTCGTGTCGGGGGCGCTGTCCGCCGACGTGCTCGCGGATCGTCTGGCGATCGAATACGGCCCAGATCGCGATTTCGCGACGGCGGCGGGCTTCGTGCTGTCGGTGCTCAAGAAGCTGCCCGGCGAGGGCGAGGCTTTCGAGGAGCAGGGCTGGCGGTTCGAGGTGATCGAC containing:
- a CDS encoding CNNM domain-containing protein codes for the protein MTPFPWTDLLIIAGLIVLNGVFAMSELAIVSARTSKLRAAANQGSSAASTAISLAADPGKFLSTVQIGITLVGIIAGAYSGSSLGGPVGERMVLLGLPAEYAAETGFAVVIVLTTYFSLVIGELVPKQIALRAAVPIALVMARPMAIIAKVAAPLVWLLDKSSALLMRLMGIRPSGQSNVTAEELHMIFAEATRSGVIEAEQHQILAGVVRLAERPVRELMTPRTEIDWIDVDADRAEIARVIEETPHSLLPVAEGSPDKVLGVVKLREVLALMVEGKRVDLRLLMKRAEVIPDQLDAMDALRALQQAEIAMAMVHDEYGHLDGIVTPVDLLTALVGDFASDQDQGVRPQVIEREDGSLLVSGALSADVLADRLAIEYGPDRDFATAAGFVLSVLKKLPGEGEAFEEQGWRFEVIDLDGRKIDKLLVTKLEPKAPPAEG